A genomic window from Hydrogenispora ethanolica includes:
- a CDS encoding AbrB/MazE/SpoVT family DNA-binding domain-containing protein, producing MRPIGAVRRVDCLGRIVIPSEVRRTINIDEADSLEIYVDRDMIVMKKYEPACVFCGSPEGVKIVREKNICASCHRALKDLGL from the coding sequence ATGAGACCTATCGGGGCTGTTCGAAGAGTGGATTGTCTCGGCAGAATTGTGATTCCCAGTGAAGTACGGCGGACCATTAACATTGATGAAGCTGATTCCCTTGAGATTTACGTCGATCGCGACATGATTGTCATGAAAAAATATGAACCGGCTTGCGTCTTTTGCGGGAGTCCCGAAGGAGTAAAAATCGTCAGGGAAAAAAATATTTGTGCTTCCTGTCACCGGGCTTTGAAAGACCTCGGTCTTTGA
- a CDS encoding flavodoxin family protein: protein MKVMAFIGSPRRDGNTAKIVNAICKGAKESGHEVDVYNLSEMNHQGCIACDACQLEKVDFCSMDDKLTKLFPQIVKADYLIVGTPIYMLQVSGVTKNFLDRFRPFLKPDLTAKHLPGKKYITVTCSGAPAAAFSNVTEYLNQLFGYFGMENAGNIIVGDLNERDDMIRQSEILEEAENMGKKLS from the coding sequence ATGAAAGTGATGGCATTCATAGGGAGTCCAAGAAGAGATGGCAATACGGCCAAAATAGTAAATGCTATTTGTAAAGGTGCCAAGGAAAGTGGTCATGAGGTTGATGTTTACAATTTATCCGAAATGAATCATCAAGGATGTATAGCATGTGATGCATGTCAGCTCGAAAAGGTCGATTTTTGTTCAATGGATGACAAGTTAACAAAACTTTTCCCCCAAATCGTAAAAGCAGACTACCTTATTGTGGGAACACCGATATATATGCTGCAGGTTAGCGGAGTAACAAAAAATTTCCTTGACAGATTCCGTCCGTTTTTAAAGCCTGATCTGACTGCAAAACACTTGCCGGGGAAAAAGTACATCACCGTTACATGTAGCGGCGCGCCTGCAGCGGCATTCAGTAATGTGACGGAATATTTGAATCAACTTTTTGGTTACTTTGGGATGGAAAATGCCGGCAATATTATTGTCGGTGACTTAAACGAAAGAGACGATATGATACGGCAGTCTGAGATTTTAGAGGAAGCTGAAAATATGGGTAAAAAATTAAGTTAG
- a CDS encoding SDR family oxidoreductase, giving the protein MKLSGNTILITGGGSGIGLAFAERFIKRGNQIIICGRRENVLQQAKEKFPGIITRRCDLTIESERIALFDWVTANYPETNGLVNNAGILQRFNVLKADAKHNWSYFSKEITANLEAPIHLSLLFAPFFAEKGAAAIINVTSGLAFTPLAITPIYSATKAALHSFTMSLRYQLSATAIEVIEIAPPAVATDLNGAWLHTRIEPLDAFADGIFKGLEEGKTEIGYSTSADRLRMSRDEIDEYAEKMYNAMKAAIE; this is encoded by the coding sequence ATGAAACTTTCGGGCAACACCATACTCATTACGGGTGGAGGTTCCGGAATCGGGCTGGCTTTTGCGGAACGCTTTATCAAGCGCGGAAATCAAATCATTATTTGCGGGCGACGGGAAAACGTACTTCAACAAGCCAAAGAAAAATTCCCAGGCATCATTACCCGTAGATGCGATCTGACGATCGAATCCGAGCGTATAGCATTATTCGATTGGGTAACCGCCAATTATCCAGAGACAAATGGATTAGTCAACAATGCCGGAATTCTACAGCGCTTCAATGTATTAAAAGCCGATGCCAAGCACAATTGGAGCTACTTCAGCAAGGAAATTACGGCAAACCTTGAAGCGCCTATCCATCTCTCCCTGCTGTTCGCGCCATTCTTTGCTGAAAAAGGAGCGGCGGCTATTATTAACGTGACGTCTGGATTAGCGTTTACACCACTTGCGATTACTCCGATTTATTCGGCCACAAAAGCGGCACTTCATTCTTTTACGATGAGCCTGAGATACCAGCTTTCAGCTACAGCCATCGAAGTGATCGAAATAGCTCCGCCGGCAGTCGCTACGGATTTAAACGGAGCATGGCTGCATACGCGGATAGAACCGCTAGATGCCTTCGCGGACGGCATTTTCAAAGGATTGGAAGAAGGGAAAACGGAAATCGGATACAGTACTTCAGCAGACCGCTTGCGAATGTCGCGCGATGAAATTGACGAGTACGCAGAAAAGATGTACAACGCGATGAAAGCTGCAATCGAATAA